The following are from one region of the Vitis riparia cultivar Riparia Gloire de Montpellier isolate 1030 chromosome 14, EGFV_Vit.rip_1.0, whole genome shotgun sequence genome:
- the LOC117930899 gene encoding nudix hydrolase 18, mitochondrial-like, translating into MVALVSRTGRHLQRYIKGRRQVVGCIPYRYRITNQGSLEDGEALEVLLISSQKGKSMLFPKGGWETDESKTEAALRETVEEAGVTGIVESELGKWSFKSKRNDTYCEAFMFPLLVKEELELWPEKNVRERKWVSVAEAREVCQHWWMKEALDRFVRRLTFLQQEEDLGLGPCSLSLEPKFNL; encoded by the exons atggTTGCTTTGGTTTCTCGCACCGGAAGGCATTTGCAGCGTTACATCAAAGGGCGTCGCCAAGTGGTTGG ATGCATACCTTATAGATACAGAATCACGAATCAGGGCTCCTTGGAGGATGGGGAAGCACTGGAAGTTCTTCTCATTAGTTCACAGAAGGGCAAAAGCATGTTGTTCCCAAAG GGAGGTTGGGAAACGGATGAGTCCAAAACGGAGGCAGCTTTGCGAGAAACGGTGGAGGAAGCTGGGGTTACGGGCATTGTTGAG AGTGAACTGGGTAAATGGAGTTTCAAGAGCAAAAGGAACGACACTTATTGTGAAGCATTCATGTTCCCTTTGCTGGTGAAGGAAGAGCTAGAGCTGTGGCCAGAGAAGAACGTGCGTGAAAGAAAATGGGTGAGCGTGGCGGAGGCAAGAGAAGTGTGTCAGCATTGGTGGATGAAAGAAGCCTTGGATAGATTTGTTCGCCGTCTCACATTTCTTCAACAAGAGGAAGATTTAGGATTAGGACCTTGTTCGCTAAGCTTGGAGCCCAAATTTAACTTGTAA